caaaggagggagtctggatgaagaagttcatcacaaatttgggagtcgtgccgggcagtgaggagtcgattcccttattgcAATAACAACAGGCGattactcaagcgaaggaacccatgtctcatcagaagtctaagcacattctaaggatgttccacctgatcagagagatctaacccgaggagatgtagtagtagaaagagtttcatccgaagataatatcgcaaatccactaacaaagtcattgtctcatattatctttgagcgtcacagggttttgatggggattagacacataggtgattgactttagattaagggagagattgctagtcataggtgccctgcaagccaatcatgtgagtgatggcatatgtgactcGACAAACgatcttttttacttattattatttgatattttattactttatattatctattgcttgaatatattgtgatgtccatggatctatgcaatgtgaattagattatgattagatcacgataatgagattgattcacctttaaacacagatcataaataatcccggtcataggttactcgagagggacatcgagataaccagacagactagtgtgctatatacccgttcatatgatgaatACAGTtgttctcatagctgcttatgtggggacactagggatatagtacagatgctcattggagaataggtttactgattgatccgcttacgaaatgttagatggttgatgaagtcttattgtcaaacaacgattccatagtcctagtggtgtatctggtccttagacttgagacaccaaggatgtcttgtataagtactccactctttgatatcggacttataggtctggagattCCAGatatagtatagctggtcatcgggggtggtagccaactttacgataactattaagtgtcgatagaggatcatccactctcggtgttatgagaaaaatttctcatgtattcttgatcaaataaatccctagctagggtcattcggattgagagaaaaagagttctccaaagaatctgattagagtgagacttgagtagaaactatatggatctgacaacaccatgcccgatatatgatctttgggatattagataaatgaaggactataggtatacggtaattgaggacagataggtccaatataTTGtccggggactacgacgtagtgggtaTTGAGATTACCATCTCGTAAAACTCCTAAGGTGCATAGGTCGGCCAAAACCTACTTGACCTCCTCAAAGAGCCCAAGGTGCATAGGTCTATTAAGCTCGACCTGACCTCCTAAGAAAGCTTGAGGTGGGCCTGATGTGTATAAGTTGTCCAAGCTTGACCTGACCTCCTCGGCGAGCACCCAAGGTGCCTACCTCGACATATACCGAAGATAACCTCCTTGGCCATTCCCCAAGGCAACCACCTTAGCTAAGTACTCGAGACCGTAACCAAATCGAATGATACCCTAGGTGAGCAAGTTGGCCAATACCTTGAGTGGCAAGAAACCTACTCTTAATCTAGATCTTCATGTAGATCATTGTCAAAGCACATAAGCCCATCACCATCAATTTTcacaagacatatatatatatatatatttgaagcaTACATACAGACTAATGCTCACCATTATATAAGTATCCAATTAGTTTAAATTTACTTAGTATTTAATTAGGATAATGAATAAGATGACCTTCTAGAAGAGGTTCATGTTTCTTTTGTTGAGGTAAGAGTAAATTATTTAACtcataatttcatatttttagtACCTATAAATATATTTGTCCAATTGACACATCTTAACAAATCAATATTTAACTTATTAAATTCTTAATCATTTGTGTGAAGGGGGTCAATGGCCCACTAGAGACATCGAGTCTTTCAACGTATcaaatagattatatatatatatatatatatatatataagattaaaatGATGAGTTAGGTTGGATTAGCTTTTCATATAAATTTGAGAATCAATTTTAATACTAATACATCCACTTGGCCTTCAAACACGAGTGTGGattgaaagaaatggaagaagttttatgGGGTGTCTAACTTTCCACCGGAAACCAATCAAACATTTAGTTGCCGTCACAAAAGCCCCCCACACGAAAAGGTAGATCGCCTCAATGCCACAAGTTTCACAAGTATCAAGCTATCAAGCTTTCATCTGTCAATTCGAGACAGACGGTGACAAAATATGGACGAAGACATTTCAACCAATGGGAGGATGAGTTCATGGATTATGTTTCCATCCTCCCATGATGAGAAATGGAGAATCGACCACGTCTTCCCCCTCTATCACATCTCCTTATCAGTGGCCCGATTCATCTCTTCCATCTCCATTATTGTTTCTGACCTTTTACCACTTTGGCCTTCCATGACTCCAAAACCTTCAATGACTTGAAGTCGAATTTTGCATAAACATCATTGAAAGTTTTATATTTCAACATATAAACTCTTACGGAGAAAATACATATCCAACGTAATAGTATGAGTATGATAAGATTGAATATGTAGACTAACGTTGAATTGTTTTTTGATTTTATTCTCTTGGAATGAATAGTCTCAAAAAAATATCTTTGATGATACTAGTGATTTGTGGCTTAGTATTTGGCTTTTTTACTCCTCAATTAATATGAGACcatatttaattaatattaaattttatttatattttttgaataatatGTATACATGATATGTCTTAATTCTGAATCATATTATTATATGATCAGATTCAAATGAAATAATACTCTGATGGTGTTCATTATAAAATATGATTCAAGTGTTTATTACTAtctattataataattaattttaattaaaatatattttaattataaaaatgatGAATTTGATTGTGATAGTAcataagaaaataataaatatatttaagaaTTATAATTCCGGAGAAATCATTGAACAAAAATTGGAAGCAATAAACTAATAACCTTTTAAGTTAGGGGTTATATGCAAAAAAGAATGGATTTCTAGAATATTTGAGGGTGGATTCGTAATTTCGGGTCACTAACCGTCGTTTTAATGGATGAGAGCGGTTCGTTGACGGTCACCGGTGGTGAACGGAACAGCGGTCCGGTCACCGCAACAGCAGGCTTTGATCTCCTCTTTCCTCGCGCTCCAAATTAATACTCGCCACACGAAAATATCGCCTCGGCACAGCGACCGCCTCGTCCTCCCGTCGGTGGCGGTGATACCCagcgcaccaccaccaccacctaatGGCCGGAGCGGCGTTGGCGGCGTCGTCGGCGGAGGAGGGCCGAGGAGGATGGAGCAGGGAGGACGACAAGGCCTTCGAGAACGCCCTGGCGACGATAGCCCCGCcgccgaaggaggaggaggaggaggaggggggctcGGAGGGTGGCGAAAGCGGTGGCGGTGACTGGTGGGAGTTGATCGCGGCTAGAGTCCCGGGAAAGACGGCGGCGGAGGTGAGGCGGCACTACGAGGCGCTGGTGGAGGACGTGAATGCGATCGAGGCCGGACGGGTCCCCGTCCCCCGCTACGTCGGGGAGGAGGCGCCCTCGGGTTCGACTCCTACAGCGGTCACGCATTCATCCAAGGAGAAGCAGCCACAGCATCACCAAGATCATAACAGCCACCACGGATCGgccgataggaagagaggagggtTTGAGATTGGGGGGCAGGGCAAGAGCTGTTCCAAGGCGGAGCAAGAGCGACGCAAAGGAATCCCTTGGACTGAAGAAGAGCACAGGTTCTGTCGGTTACTTGTcagctttcttttgtttttcttcttcttttctttaagcTCATAGCCTTTTAGTCCAACAGTCTATAAATCTGTTCAAGAAAAAAGTTGCCTTTGTTATGGTGCATCTATTATGCTAAAACAAGGAACTTTTTCTAATTGGAATCATCCAAAAATCTAGGAAATTTCCTTGAAATGTGTGGAATTTTCCTCCTGTGCTGATAGAAAGATGATGAACACATATAGGAgatggatgatgatgataataggtGGCTGATAAATTAATGAAGATAGATGATCAAAGCATACTATTGGCGAATTTCACAGTGTGGGCAATGACCTCTGTGGACCTAAAGCTTTGAAATTTAGATAACTCTGCCAATTATTATGTAGCAACAGAACATTCCTGTCAAACTTACACATAAATTAAGATAAACTGTGTAGGCCTGTAGGACAAGGGTTTCCAAGGTGTTAAGTTGTGCTGTTGATCTCCCCTTCCTACTTTGATGATTGCAGTTAGAGATTTGTGGAATGAGA
This genomic stretch from Musa acuminata AAA Group cultivar baxijiao chromosome BXJ3-9, Cavendish_Baxijiao_AAA, whole genome shotgun sequence harbors:
- the LOC135649318 gene encoding transcription factor MYBS1-like — its product is MAGAALAASSAEEGRGGWSREDDKAFENALATIAPPPKEEEEEEGGSEGGESGGGDWWELIAARVPGKTAAEVRRHYEALVEDVNAIEAGRVPVPRYVGEEAPSGSTPTAVTHSSKEKQPQHHQDHNSHHGSADRKRGGFEIGGQGKSCSKAEQERRKGIPWTEEEHRLFLLGLDKFGKGDWRSISRNFVISRTPTQVASHAQKYFIRLNSMNRDRRRSSIHDITSVNGVDVSSPQGPITGQANSNPVAVGSTMKHPSQANVPGVAMYGPPVGHPVTGHVVSAVGTPVMLPHGHAPYVMPVAYPVPPPSMHP